The Aeromicrobium yanjiei DNA segment ATCTCCTCCGGCATGACCTCACCTTACCGATCGTGTCTCGAGTGGCACCAGGTGTCATATCTGCCATAAGGTGCCTAGGTTCGTAGGCCGCGCGAGAAAGTGATCGATGACATGACAGACCAAGACGTCGCGGCCCCGCAGCCGCCCGTACGCGCCTCGTCCCGGCGCGCGACGCTCGAGCTGGTGTTCGTGGGCCTCGGCGCGCTCGTCGTGGCGCTGTCGCAGTCCCTGCTGATCCCCGTCCTCTCGATCCTGCCCGCGGAGCTGGACACCTCGGCTGGCAACGTCAACTGGCTGCTCACCTCGACCCTGCTCGCGGCAGCCGTCTCGGTGCCGATCATGGGACGCCTCGGCGACATGTTCGGCAAGCGCCGGCTCCTGCTGGTGGCCGTCGGTGCCCTGGTCGTCGGCTCGCTGCTGACCGCTGTCACCGACAACATCGGCCTGCTGATCGCCGGTCGCGCGATCCAGGGCTGTGCGGCCGCCGCCATCCCGCTGGGCATCAGCCTGCTGGCCGCCGTCCTGCCGCGGGAGAAGGTCGGCTCGGCCATCGCGCTGGTCAGCGCGATGCTCGGGATCGGCGGCGCGCTCGGCCTGCCGATCGCCGGTCTCGTCGCGGAGAACGCGGACTTCCACGTCCTGTTCTGGATCACGTTCGGCGCGGGCCTGATCGCGTTCGTCGGCATCCTCGCGATCGTCCCGGAGGCCCCGGGACGCAGCGGCGGCCGGGTCGACCTGGTCGGCTCGGTGCTGCTCGCGGCCGGCCTCATCTGCCTGCTGCTGCCGCTCTCGCAGAGCTCCGCGTGGGGCTGGGGCGACTCCCGCATCTGGATCCTGCTGGCCATCGCGGCGGTGCTGATCGCGGTGTTCGGGTTCAGCCAGATGCGCATCAAGGATCCGCTGGTCGACCTGCGCGCCCTCGGTCGCCGCCCGATCGTGCTCACGAACCTGGCCTCGATCCTGTTCGGCTTCGCCCTGTTCGCGTCGTTCATCGGCACGGCCTCGTACGTCGAGGCGCCCGAGTCGACCGGCTACGGCTTCGGGTCGAGCCTGCTCGTCGGCGGTCTGGCGATGCTGCCTGGCGGCATCGCGATGCTGCTGCTCTCGCCGGTCGCGGCCAGGCTGATCGAGCGCCGCGGCGCCCCGCAGACCCTCGCGCTCGGTGCCGTCATCGTCGCGGCGGGCTTCCTCATGCGGATCGTCGTCCACGACTCCCTGTGGCAGGTCATCGTCGGCTCGGCGATCGTCGGCGCCGGAACGGGTGTCGGCTACGCCGCGATGCCCGCGCTGATCAACGCGCACACGCCGGGGAACGAGATCGCTGCGGCCAACGGGCTGAACAGCTTGTTCCGCAGCCTCGGCAGCTCGCTCGCGAGCGCGATCGGCGGCAGCATCCTGGCCGCCAACACCGTGATCCTCGGTGACATCGCCGCGCCCTCGTTGTCGGCCTACCAGCAGCTGTTCGCGATCTGCGGCGGTGCGGCCGTGGTGGCCGCGGTGCTCGTGCTGCTCATCCCGCACCGACCCACGTCGCCGGGCAGCCACTGACGCAGCGGCGGCCCGGGCTGGGACCGGCGATGAGGGTTACGGGCAGCTGGGGCTACCGCGAACCCTCATCCTGCGTCCCCCCGGCGCGGGCGCGGGACGGGCGATGAGGGTTACGGGCAGCTGGGGCTACCGCAAACCCTCATCGTCGGTCCCGCCCGGCGGGCGCGGGGTGGGGGCTCAGGTGGCGCCGGCGATCAGGAAGCTGTCGCCCGACTTCTCGAGCTGGAGGGTGACCGCCTCGGTGCGACGGTCGCCCTTGAAGTCGTAGGAGTACGTGTACGAGACGCGTAGCGACGCCGGATCGGCCGACACCCGTTCCACGGAGAGGTCGGCGACGTCCTCCCAGAAGCCCTTGTAGCCCTCGATGCCGTTGCTGGCCCGCTGGTAGCCGGGGGTGAGCATCGTGAAGCCGGCGTCGGGGTCGTTGCTCGCCGTCGACAGGTAGTCGGCGGCGAAGCCCTCCATCTGCTCGGCGGTGACCTCGCCGTCGCCGGCCGGGGCGGGCTCGTCCTCGGTCGACGCGGATCCCGAGCCCGCCGAGGAACGCTCTCCCGCGGCCCTCGGCGCGTCGTCGGCGGATCCGCCGCGCAGGCCGACGAAGGAGACGACGGCGATCAGCGCAGCGACGGCACCTGCAGTGATCAGCCACGGTGTACGGGACCTCGTCGGCGAGGCGCGGCGCCCCGGGGCGGTCGCCGCAGGCGTCGGTTTCGCGGCCACCGCCGGCGCGACAGGCGGCACGGCGGGTTCCACGGGAGGCTCCAGCGGCCTGAAGGCTGTCGTGGCAGTGGGTCGGGCCACCGCCGTCGCTGCGGGCATCGCCTGCGTGCTCTCCAGATCCAGCTCGACGCCGGACTGCGTGGACACCGCCTCCTCGACCGCGGCCATGGTGGGTCGCGCGTCAGGGTCGTGCTGCATCATCGCCGCGACGAGCGCCGCGAGCGGCCCACCGGCCTCCAGCGTCGGCGGCGCCTCGTTGACGATGCGGTACATCGTGCCGAGCAGGTTGTCACCGACCTCGTACGGCGGGCCACCGGCCAGGGCGTGGAAGACGGTCGCACCGAGCGACCAGACGTCGCTCGCGGCCGTCGCCGTGCGTCCACTCGCGACCTCGGGCGACAGGTACGCGGGCGAGCCCGTCACCAGACCGGTCTGGGTCAGCGAGGCGTCGGCCTGTGCGCGGGCCACCCCGAAGTCCGACAGCTTGGCGACGCCGTCGTGAGTCAGCAGGATGTTCGACGGCTTCACGTCCCGGTGGACGATCCCGTGCTCGTGGGCCGCCGCGAGGGCCGCGGCGACCTGCTCGACGATCGGCGCGACCTCGGCCGGATCGAGTGCGCCGCGCTCCGCGATGAGGCCGGCGAGGCTGGGACCGTCGACATGCTCCATGACGAGCCACTGGTGCCCGCCCTCGTCGACCAGGTCGAACACCGCGACGACGTTCTGGTGGTTGATCCGCGCGGCCAGGTGGGCCTCGCGCTCGGCCCGCTGCAGGTCAGGCTCGCCGCCGCCTGGGCCCATGCCGATCTGCTTCACTGCCACGACGCGGTGAAGCACCACGTCCCGGGCCAGCCACACCGTGCCCATCCCGCCGCGACCGATCTCATGATCGAGCTCATATCTGTCCGCGAGCATCCGGCCTCCTGTCCTCGATCAACCAAACTAGGCGGTGATCGCCCAGGGGAGCACATCGACGTGGGCGCCGGGATGCGGAGAGTTCCCGATGAGCAGCCGGTCCTGTCCTGGGTCAGGGGCCAAACCCGCCAAATTTTGGCTGGAATCGCAGAGAATTAATTGGCTTCAGCTCTTGTGATCGAACACACATTCGAGTAGTGTGGGGGTATGAATCCGAAGCCCACGATCGACGCGATGCGCACTGCTGCGCAGGCGCTCTCGTCGGGTGACGTGCGCGAGACATTGCATGCGGTGCAGATGGCGCAGGACGCGTTGGATGCGGTCAAGGGTGTGCTGCTGGCGGAGCTGCAGGCCTCGAAGGATTTCGAGCTGGACGGTGCGTCGACGCTGAACACGTGGGTGCGCAACCAGCTGCACCTGAAGTCGGGGCAGGCCACGGTGCTGGTGAAGAGCGTGGCGGCGTTGCGTGACCTGCCTCTGGTGGCCGAGGCGGCGACGTCGGGGCTGATCAGCGCCGCGCACGTGCAGGTGTTCGTCTACGGACTCGCCCACGTCGGGCTGGAGCCGATGCTCCAGCACGAAGAGGTGCTGGTCGCTGTGGCGGCCGAGAATGAGCCCGGCGTGCTGTGGGAAGCGGTCAAGCACCTCAAGGCCATCACTCACCCTGAAGACCTCGACGAGGCCTGGAAGGGTGGGATGGACAAGGAGGACTTCGCTGTCGACGCCCTCCCCGATGGGTTCCATGTCACCGGCTTCCTCAACACCCTGACCGGGCTCAAGCTCAAGAAGGTGATGGACTCCGTGTCCGCACCGCGGGACGCCGATGACACCCGCACCGGTGCGCAGCGTCGGGTGCAGGGGTTGGACGACTTGTTGGACAGCATCCTGGGCAACGGGCTCCCGTCGGACAAGGGTGTGCGCCCGCACATGTCGGTGTTCGTGGACGCCGAGACGTTGGAGGCAGCCGCCGAACGCGTCGAGCAGGAGACTGAGCATCCCCACCTGATCCCCGACCCGATGCCCGAGAGCGAACCGGCCACACTGGCTGGGCACGGGGCAATCGGCCCGCACCTGCTGATGTTCTTGTTCTGCCTGTCGGGGGTGACCGGGTTCGTGCGCGAGCAGGACCAGATCCTCAACGTCGGCCACACCAGGTACGAGCCGAACATGAAGCAGCGCAAGGCGGTCCTGGCCCGCCAACGCGGTGTCTGCGCCACCCCCGGCTGCAACCACACTCATCTGGAGGTCCACCACTCGGTGTGGTGGTCGCTTGGGGGTCGCACCGATCTCGACCAGCTCGTCGGGCTCTGCGTCCGATGCCACCACCTGGTGCACCGCGGTCTCCTGCACGTCGCGGGCAACGCGGTCGACGGGTTCGAGTTCACCAACCGCCACCAGCGGCCCGTTCGACGTCGACGACGAACCGGCTACCGCCGAGCCGCCTGACCCCGCCGGTCCGGCGGCCCGCCGGCACGTCGTCGTGCTCAGTCTCGTGCGTCGACTGCGGCGATCCGTCAGTCAGGCCCCAGCGCCCCACGCGGTGACCGAGCCGCTGATGCCGACCGTTGTCCGACCCCCGACCCAGAGCACGTCGTCGACCAGGTCGACGTGCACGCGGCCGCGCCGACCGAGGCGCGTCCCCTGCGCGGCGACGTACGACGCGGGGGCCCGGCCGGTCGACGTCAGCCACTGGCCGATCGACGCGTTGAGGCTGCCGGTCACGGGGTCCTCGCCGATCGAGCCGGGCACGAACGCCCTGACCTCGAACGCGGTCTCCCCGCCGGGGGAGTGCGGACCCACGACACCGACCTTGTCGAGCACGCCGAACGCCGAGGGGTCGGGCTCGAGCGCCAGGACGGTCTCGGCGCTGTCGAGCAGCAGTGCGGCCCAGCCGGGCCCGTTGTCGACCCACGCGGCGTCGATGACCTGGGACGGATCGAGCCCCAGTGCGGCCGTGGCCTCGTCGAGATCAGCAGCGTCGACGGGCCCGCTGCGGACCAGCGGAGGTGCGGCGAACGCGAGCCGGTCACCGTCCATGCGTACGCGCACCAGCCCAGCGGCGCACTGCTGCACCAGCTCCCCGGCGTGGGCGGGCTCCCCGCCGGCCTCGAGCCATGCGCGCGCGGTGCCGAGCGTCGGGTGGCCGGCGAACGGCAGCTCTCGCGCGGTCGTGAAGATCCGCACGCGGTAGTCGGCCTGCGGCGTCGTCGGGCGCAGCAGGAACGTCGTCTCCGACAGGTTGGTCCAGCGTGCGAACGCCGCCATCTGGGCCTCGTCGAGGTCGTCGGCGTCGTGGACGACGGCCACGGGGTTGCCGAGCGTGAGCTCGGAGGCGAACACGTCGACCTGGCTGAACGGGTGCATGAGCCGACGCTAGCAACTCCGGGTCATGCGGACCGGAACGACGGGGACCGGCTCGGGCCGTCGTCGGCACCCTTGCGCAGCATCGGCAGGACGCGAGGTGGCACCAGCTCGGACAGCACGATCACGCTGGTGGACCGGGCGACCGATCCGGACTGGCTGATGTGCAGCAGGGTGTCCTTGAGGTCCTCGTGCGAGGTCGCGGCGATCTTGCACACGACGTCCGCATTGCCGCTCGTGATGTACGCCTCGAGGACGTTGGGCAGCGAGTCCAGCTCGGCCGTCACGGCGTCGAGTGAGCCCTGCATGATCTCGAGGGTCACGAAGGCCAGGACCGGGTGGCCGGCCGCGACGAGATCGACCGAGGGCCCGTAGCCGGTGATCACGCCGGCCTCCTCGAGCTTGGCGAGCCGGGACTGCACCGTGGCGCGGGCGACGTGGGTCAGCCGCGAGAGCTCGAGGTCCCCCACGCGCGGATGGGCGTGCATCGCCTCGACGAGCGCGACATCGAGCTGGTCCATCGTGTCTCCATCCGGTCAATCTGCCTAGTACAGACACTCCATGGTGCACCGAGCTGGGGGGTTTGACCACCTCGAGGTGGGCCGGTTGTCCACGGCGCGGGCGTACGGTGTGCTGGGTCACATGACCCTCGACCTCACGGATGCCGAACGCCTCGCCGATCTCGACCTCGCCCAGCTGCAGCAGCTCGTCGGACTGGTCGAGCACGACCCCACGACCGACCCGTTCCCGGTCACCGGCTGGGACGCCGTCGTGTGGGCGGTGGGCAACGCGACGCAGTCCGCCCACTTCTACATGTCGGCGTTCGGGATGGACCTCGTGGCGTACTCGGGCCCCGAGACCGGCAACCGCGACCACCACGCGTACGTGCTGGAGAGCGGCGCGGTGCGGTTCGTCCTGCGCGGCGGCGTCGCGCCGGACAGCCCGGTCGCGGACCACCACCGCCTGCACGGTGACGGCATCACCGACATCGCGCTCGAGGTGCCCGACGTCGACGTGTGCATCGACCACGCGCGGGCCGAGGGTGCCACGATCCTCGAGGAGCCCCACGACGTCAGCGACGAGCACGGCACGGTGCGGGTCGCGGCCATCGCGGCGTACGGCGACACCCGCCACACGCTCGTGGACCGCAGCCGTTACGACGGGCCCTACCTGCCCGGCTACGTCGCGCGGTCCTCGTCGCTGGTGCGCGCGGACGACGCGCCCAAGCGGATCTTCCAGGCGCTCGACCACGTC contains these protein-coding regions:
- a CDS encoding serine/threonine-protein kinase, giving the protein MLADRYELDHEIGRGGMGTVWLARDVVLHRVVAVKQIGMGPGGGEPDLQRAEREAHLAARINHQNVVAVFDLVDEGGHQWLVMEHVDGPSLAGLIAERGALDPAEVAPIVEQVAAALAAAHEHGIVHRDVKPSNILLTHDGVAKLSDFGVARAQADASLTQTGLVTGSPAYLSPEVASGRTATAASDVWSLGATVFHALAGGPPYEVGDNLLGTMYRIVNEAPPTLEAGGPLAALVAAMMQHDPDARPTMAAVEEAVSTQSGVELDLESTQAMPAATAVARPTATTAFRPLEPPVEPAVPPVAPAVAAKPTPAATAPGRRASPTRSRTPWLITAGAVAALIAVVSFVGLRGGSADDAPRAAGERSSAGSGSASTEDEPAPAGDGEVTAEQMEGFAADYLSTASNDPDAGFTMLTPGYQRASNGIEGYKGFWEDVADLSVERVSADPASLRVSYTYSYDFKGDRRTEAVTLQLEKSGDSFLIAGAT
- a CDS encoding HNH endonuclease; amino-acid sequence: MNPKPTIDAMRTAAQALSSGDVRETLHAVQMAQDALDAVKGVLLAELQASKDFELDGASTLNTWVRNQLHLKSGQATVLVKSVAALRDLPLVAEAATSGLISAAHVQVFVYGLAHVGLEPMLQHEEVLVAVAAENEPGVLWEAVKHLKAITHPEDLDEAWKGGMDKEDFAVDALPDGFHVTGFLNTLTGLKLKKVMDSVSAPRDADDTRTGAQRRVQGLDDLLDSILGNGLPSDKGVRPHMSVFVDAETLEAAAERVEQETEHPHLIPDPMPESEPATLAGHGAIGPHLLMFLFCLSGVTGFVREQDQILNVGHTRYEPNMKQRKAVLARQRGVCATPGCNHTHLEVHHSVWWSLGGRTDLDQLVGLCVRCHHLVHRGLLHVAGNAVDGFEFTNRHQRPVRRRRRTGYRRAA
- a CDS encoding MFS transporter codes for the protein MTDQDVAAPQPPVRASSRRATLELVFVGLGALVVALSQSLLIPVLSILPAELDTSAGNVNWLLTSTLLAAAVSVPIMGRLGDMFGKRRLLLVAVGALVVGSLLTAVTDNIGLLIAGRAIQGCAAAAIPLGISLLAAVLPREKVGSAIALVSAMLGIGGALGLPIAGLVAENADFHVLFWITFGAGLIAFVGILAIVPEAPGRSGGRVDLVGSVLLAAGLICLLLPLSQSSAWGWGDSRIWILLAIAAVLIAVFGFSQMRIKDPLVDLRALGRRPIVLTNLASILFGFALFASFIGTASYVEAPESTGYGFGSSLLVGGLAMLPGGIAMLLLSPVAARLIERRGAPQTLALGAVIVAAGFLMRIVVHDSLWQVIVGSAIVGAGTGVGYAAMPALINAHTPGNEIAAANGLNSLFRSLGSSLASAIGGSILAANTVILGDIAAPSLSAYQQLFAICGGAAVVAAVLVLLIPHRPTSPGSH
- a CDS encoding PhzF family phenazine biosynthesis protein — its product is MHPFSQVDVFASELTLGNPVAVVHDADDLDEAQMAAFARWTNLSETTFLLRPTTPQADYRVRIFTTARELPFAGHPTLGTARAWLEAGGEPAHAGELVQQCAAGLVRVRMDGDRLAFAAPPLVRSGPVDAADLDEATAALGLDPSQVIDAAWVDNGPGWAALLLDSAETVLALEPDPSAFGVLDKVGVVGPHSPGGETAFEVRAFVPGSIGEDPVTGSLNASIGQWLTSTGRAPASYVAAQGTRLGRRGRVHVDLVDDVLWVGGRTTVGISGSVTAWGAGA
- the hppD gene encoding 4-hydroxyphenylpyruvate dioxygenase, producing the protein MTLDLTDAERLADLDLAQLQQLVGLVEHDPTTDPFPVTGWDAVVWAVGNATQSAHFYMSAFGMDLVAYSGPETGNRDHHAYVLESGAVRFVLRGGVAPDSPVADHHRLHGDGITDIALEVPDVDVCIDHARAEGATILEEPHDVSDEHGTVRVAAIAAYGDTRHTLVDRSRYDGPYLPGYVARSSSLVRADDAPKRIFQALDHVVGNVEIGHMDEWVDFYNRIMGFTNMAEFVGDDIATEYSALMSKVVASGNHRVKFPLNEPAVGKKKSQIDEYLEFYQGPGAQHLALATNDILETVDRLRAAGIEFLATPDSYYTDPALRERIGEVRVPIEELQSRGILVDRDEDGYLLQIFTKPIGDRPTVFFELIERHGSLGFGKGNFQALFEAIEREQARRGNF
- a CDS encoding Lrp/AsnC family transcriptional regulator codes for the protein MDQLDVALVEAMHAHPRVGDLELSRLTHVARATVQSRLAKLEEAGVITGYGPSVDLVAAGHPVLAFVTLEIMQGSLDAVTAELDSLPNVLEAYITSGNADVVCKIAATSHEDLKDTLLHISQSGSVARSTSVIVLSELVPPRVLPMLRKGADDGPSRSPSFRSA